Genomic DNA from Armatimonadota bacterium:
CGTCGGGTCGTGGCTGTGGCTCTGGCTTCCTTCAGACCCCACCTCGCGGTGACGCCCTTGCCGTCGCTTAACGGTTCCGATTCCCTTTACCGTAGAGGACTTTCACCTCCGAGAACGGGCGCATGCCCGGCGTACATGAAACGGGCCCCCAGCCTAGCGGCGGGGGCCCGAGTTCATTTTTGGAGTGCTGACGTCATATCCAGGACCGGCAGTGCGCCGATGCTGAATTGCCCGGCCGCGAATACCGGGAGCGCCGGGAACCCCGCGGACTACTTCGCTCGCTTCGCCTCTCTGCCGGAGGCATTCAGGGCGACCGCGGCACGGATGAGCGCATTGAACGCGGCCGCATCAACCTCATCCCCGGCATTGATGTCTATCGCCCGCCGCGTGTTCCCTTCGAGGCTCGAGTTGAAGAGCCCAGCCGGGTCAGCGAGCAAAGCCCCCTTGGCGAAGGTCAACTTCACGACCGACTTGTATGTCTCGCCGGTGCAGATGATCCCGTCGTGCGACCAAACAGGAGTGCCCCTCCATTTCCACTCCTCCACAACGTCCGGGTCGGCCTCCCGGATGAGTGCGCGCATCCTGCTCAAGGTCGCCCCGCGCCAATCCCCAAGTTCGGCGATTCTACCGTCAATCAGTTCTGACGCCGATTTCCCGTCCGTCGGTCCCGACTTTACCATGTTCTCCTCCTCAAACGTACGGTCTCCTCCAATTCACGGAAACACCATGCCCCGAACGTGCTATAACGAGGTAACTTCACGCGGCGTACTACTGTTCCAATAACCCTGGGGCATCGAACACCGTATTCTGATCGGCGGATGTGCCGGCGTTGGCGGAACCTCACGGCCGAGTGGGATAACGGCCAGCCGAACAGGGGGTATTGGGAAGGGGCAGCGCCGGACCGACGCCGGCGCGGCCACCCTGAAACGGTGATGGGCGCGTTGAGCTATCCTGTGTCTATGCGTGAACCTGCCCGAAGATCCGCACATCAAACACGGGCGCTCCTCTGCGCCGTTATGACCGCCGGCTTGTTCGCCGCAGGCGCCACGCCGGCCACCTGCGCCGCCACGGCGATCGTGAACCCCGACAAATCGTGGGTCACGTGGGAAGGCTGGGGGTGCTCCCTGTGCTGGTGGGCCAATCAGTTCGGCCAGCGCGACGACCTGGCCGAAGTGCTGTTCACCAACCATACCACCCGCCTAACGTCGAGTGTTGGCCCCTATACACTTCCAGGCCTAGGCTTCAACATCGCCCGCTACAACATCGGGGGCACGAGCAGCGCGCCCGCGTTCGGCGAACACGCGTCCATCCCCGCTTCCCTGCCGCCGTTCAAACAGATCCAGGGATACTGGCTGGACTGGGGCAGCGCCGATCCCGCGTCCGCAAGTTTCGATTGGTCGGCGGACGCCAATCAGCGCGCCATGCTTCTCAAAGCCCGCGATCGTGGGGCGGATCGCCTGGAGGCCTTTTCCAACGCGCCTATGTGGTGGATGTGCTACAACCATAGCACGGCCGGCAGCGATAGCGGCGGCGACAATCTGCAGTCATGGAACTACGAAACCTTTGCCCGCTACCTGGCCACCGTTACCCGGTATGCGCACGATCATTGGGGCGTGGACTTTGAGACCGTTGAGCCGTTCAACGAACCGGCGGCGGGGTGGTGGAAATATCCGGGCGGCCAGGAAAGCTGCCACTTTGATACATCCACCCAGATGCAGGTCATCGCATTCCTCCGCAGCCAGTTGGATGGCCTCGGACTTCAAAACGTCGGGATCAGCGCCTCGGACGAGAACTCCGTAGACAGCGCTCTCAACACGTGGAACGCGCTGGCCGGTTCGACCCGAAACCGTATCGCTCGCGTTAACACGCACGGCTACTCCGGGCTGAGCGCCTATCGCGGGCCGAATCGTTCCGTCCTCTACCAGGCCGTTTCATCCGGCGCAAAACCGCTCTGGATGACCGAATATGGCGAGAGTGACGGCACCGGCCTCACGATGGCGCAGAGCATCCTGCTCGACATCAACGAAACGCACGCCACGGGATGGGTATACTGGCAGCCACTGGACAGCGGGGGATGGGGACTCATCCAGTCCAACCCCGGCGACAACTGGATCGGGCCGGCGAACGCCAGGTATTACGTCCTGGCCCAGTTCAGCCGCCACATCCGCCCCGGCATGGCAATTCTGGACAGCGGTGATCCCGGCTCTGTGGCCGCGTACGACCCGACTGGCCACACATTGGTGATCGTGACAGTAAACGGCCCCACGGGGCGCTGGATGAGCTACGATCTGTCCCGTTTCCGAAGCGCGGCCGGGCCGGTGACACGATGGACGACCGCCGCCGATGGGAGCGCTTTGTACGTCCGCGGCGCGGATACGGCGCTCAACGGCCTGGCGTTCCGGTCCTGGTTAGCTCCGAACACGGTGCAGACATTCGAAGTGCGGAACGTATTCCTGAACGCCACCGCGGTGTGGCAGGTCAATGCCGGAGGACCCGCCGTTGGCCCGGTTGCGGCGGATGCCGGTTTCGCCGGTGGGGCGGTTTCCTCCACGAACGCGCTCATCGACGCGGGCGCTTCCCAGGCGGTACCGCCCGCGGCCTACAGCAGCGAACGGTACGGCGACTTCCGCTACGTGGCGTCGGGTCTCACACCGGGAGCTGATATGGAGGTGCGCCTTCATTTCGCGGAGATACATTTCATCGAGGCCGGCAGGCGGCTATTCAACGTGTGCATCAACGGCGCCCGGGTGCTGACCGATTTCGACGTCTTCACGGAGGCCGGCGGGGCCAATAAAGCTGTGGTACGGTCATTCCCTGCGAGGGCAGGCAACAACGGGATTATCACGATCGATTTCTCGCGCGGCGCACTCGATCAGCCCACCGTCAGCGCCATCGAGGTGTGGAGCCGGATGCAGTACATCACCCGGCCGTATACGCTCTCGGATCTGATTCGCGCGGCCAGCATTGCGGACGGCATCACCTTCACGACCGGGGAAGACCTCGCCCGCTTTGACCTCGTCGGCGGTCTGTCACTGGGAAAGATCGACCTGTCGGACGCCACCCTCGTCGCCCGTAAAGTTGCCGGACTCGAACCCAATCCGTGAGGCCTTCCCCGGGACTGTGCGCACAAGATCGCTCAGAACCGTTTGGACACGAACACCCACGGCTGTGGCAACAGCGTTACGCGCGCCTGGTCGGCGCCGGTGGCCTTCTTCAATAACATGCCCAACGCCCCCACATCGGAGCCGAACAGCGAGTTGAAAGTGAAGACCATCCGCGGGAGGCCGCTTCGGATGCTGTGGATGAGCTTGAGGTCATCATCCCGCGAAACCGCAGAGCACCGCCCGGCCAGAATGGCCGCCCGCACCGCTTCCACGTTGGGCGCGCAACCCTGCAGCAGGGTGTAATTCGTGGCAACCATTGCGGGGTCGTGCGCGTCGCTGGCGCCGATGCGCGGCCTGGTGACAGCCGCATAGAAAGCGACGCGCTCCGGCTCCCCGCGGCGATCGAGGATAAAGTGCAGATCTTCGGCGCCGTTGCATGTTTCCACCGCATCGAACGGCAGCGTGTTCGCCAGCCCCCCCACTCCGTCATCCAGTCTCGGGTGCGCCGCGATAGCAATCCCCCCTTGCGCGTGGATTTCATCAATGGTGCGGTCTGCTCCCATGCGGGGTGCAATTTCGCGCTTCAGGAACAGCCCGATGATGTGGCCGTCGGTACTGCTTATCTCCTCCCCGGGGATGACGAAGAACGAAGCCGGAATCTTTCCCTCGCGCACCAGGCGGGGCAGTGCCTCAGCCGCCTTTCGCGCGCCTTCCATCGTGTTATGGTCTGTGATCGCGATTCCGGCGAGGCCGCGTCGGGCGGCGATACGGATCATCTCGGTGGGGTCGGCCAGTGAATCGTGACTAAAGCACGTGTGCACATGCGTGTCAACCGCGATTGCGCCGGGCGGCGCATCCACCTTGCCCAGAAGGTCAAGACGGCGCGCGGTGAGCCGTTTGGCGTACGTCGCGTAGAGGTCGCCCTGCGGTCGGAACAACATTTGTAAGCCATTGCCTCTGCGAAGGAACGGAAGCGCGAGAATGGCTTTGTTGCGCAAGATATGCCAGTTCGGTTCGTCATCGCCGGGGCGGGAATCGAACAGGCGCTGCAGTTCGTAGAGCGTTGCCTTGCCGTAACTGCCCGTGGAGCCGGAGTCATCAAGCCCGAACACCAGGGAGGCGGGGCTTCTGCCCGAGGCAATCTGCTCGTCGTACCAGTGCCGTTCGGCTTGCTGAAGCCAGAGGGGGTCATTCAGGGAAATAAGGGATTGTGCGAAGGATGATTTCGCCATCGCTAACGCGGCAACAGTGACAGCTACCAGTACAACAATTCGCATGAAGCCCCCTGCGTGGCAACGCAATTCCGACAGCGGCAGATTCGTCGCGGTCCGGCCGGCACAAACGATCACAAGTGTCCGGTCACGGACTTCTCACGATGCGAAACAGCAGTCCAAGAGGCCCTGCGCGGTGCGAGACACTGACACGCGGCAGAAGGAAAGGATCCGCGCCGGTATGTACCCGCCCCCGTGCCGTCGTAACTGCTAACGTAAACCCGCTCTCAACCACCGCGTTCCGCGCAAATTCATCGACACAGCCCGAAGGGTAACAGAACGACGTCACCGGACGATCCAGCAGCGCTTCCAACCCGGTACGGCAGTCCGCGACCTCGCGCCGCAGGGTTTCCGCGTCCAAAGTAGTCAGGTCTGGGTGCGATACGGTATGGCCCCCTATGTCCCATCCCTCATCGGCCATCGCCCTGATTTGTTTGGCGTTCAGCAGAGGGCGCCCGCAGAGTGTCGGCGCGGTCTCCCAGTCATTGCTTCCACCGATCCGGCCGCTCACGATGAAGGCGCTGGCCGTGAAACCGTGCTCCTGTATGACCGGGCGGACCGACCACCACAGGTCCCCGTCACCGTCGTCAAATGTGAGCGCGAAGCGTTTCCTTGGCATCGCGGCGCCGGCCGCGGCCAGGCGGGCGACTTCGGCGAGGGACAGGGTTTTCCAGCCAAGCCGCCGGAGAAGCCTCATCTGGGCGGCAAAGACCGGGGCATGGCAGAAAATGCTCCGATGGTGACGTTGGTGAGGGTGGTCGCCGACGAAATGGTACGTGAGGATGGGTAGGCGAACCATACCGGCTAGGCCGCCACGGGGCGCCAGTTCAGGGCATCCAGATAGACCGCTTGAGTGGCGTCGGCCATCGCCTGCGGTGTGAAGCGTTCTGATGCTTCCTCGCGGGCCGCGGCGCCCAGGCGGCGGCGCAGGGCACCGTCCGCCAACGTGGACATGAGGGCCTCCGCCAGGGACTCAGGGTTCTCCGGGGGAACGAGGAGACCCGTCACGTTGTGCTCCACAACCTCGGGTATGCCGCCTACGGTGGACGCGACCACCGGTCGGCCCAGCGTCATCGCTTCCAGAAGGACCAGGGAACACGACTCCATCCGGGACGGCGCGACGATGAGGTCGCACGCTTCCATAACCGCCCCCATGTTGTTGCGCGCGCCGAGGAATCGGACGCGATCGGCGACGCCCAATTCGTCCGCCAATGTGCGCAACACGGCGCCCCACTCCGCCTCTTCCGGACCGGCGAATACGGCCCACGGGCGGATGCTGTCCGGGATCGCGGCGAGGGCGCGGAGAAAGATGTCATGTCCCTTTACATTGGTCACGCGGCCCATCAGGCCAACCACTTGCCCGCCCGCGGGGAAGCCCCAGGAGGCGCGTTCCTCGTCAGCGTGAGCGGCGTCTCCCACCAGCTTATCGACGTCCACTCCGTGAGGCACCACGACGATCCGGTCGTGCCGGATCTCGGGGATGACCTCCTCCCGCCCTATCGATGTTGGAACAAGCAGGCGATCCAGGTAGCGCATCGTCCAGTTCGAGTGGAACATGTGGTCGGTGCCCACCGAGGCGCAGCGAGCGACCTTTCCGGTGGCCATGGCGTAAAACATCCCGCGGATCAGGTGCCCATGCACCACATCCAGGCGTTCGCGTTTCACGATGGCGACCAGTTTCGCCAGGGAAATGGCGTCGAGGGTTCCGCGGAGAGACATCGGCGTGTAAGGGATGTTGAGCCCCTCGAGTTGGGACTGCAGCCACCCGCCCCGCGGGAACGCGATATGCACCCGCATGCCCTGCTCCTGCTGAGTGCGCGCCAGAAGCAGCACGTGGCGCTCAACGCCGGCGAGGGAATTGCCGGAAACCACATGCAGCACGCCGGGCATTGGGCGGGCCGCCCTGCGGCCCCTGCGAGGGAGCGCCGCTAGAGGGGCGGTGGCCGCCCTGAGCGCCTGGTGGGCAGGGAATATAACTGTTAACGGGTGTTGCCAAGGCATATTCGGGTCTGGGGCGACGCCGCGGATCACGCGCGGTCGGGCCAACGAGTTATGTTGGCATGGTTCCTTCATTAAAGGAAACAGCGCTTTGCCAGGGGTTGTTCCGCCGCGTTCTACGGGTTATCCGCGGCCGAGGACCTGTTGAATCCGACCGAAATCCCCACGGCCCGGCAGACATCCGCCGTCGTGGAAGCGCTGGCCTGGTATCCGGCCTACGAAACAGGCTGGATCTCCGCGCTCTCGGCGGCCAGGTTGGGCACCGGTTTGAGCGCTGAAGCGGCTTTGGGCTTGCGGATGATGAACCGCTTCTCGACGAATGCGTAACTGCCCATGGCCAGGACTGAGGTCACGGCGAGGGAGACAAGAAAGAGAGTGATCGGGCTGAGGTAATTGTGGAAATGCTGGGTCAGTAGTTGTTGAATCGGCCAGGAATAGATATAGAGGCCGAAGGAGTAATCGGCTCCTCCGGCAAACCGATGCAGTGCCAGGCGGCGGGCGAAACCGATATAGAGGAGCACGTACCCCCCAAAGATGGGCTCCGTGATGGCAAGCCCTTTGTAGAATGAAGCGACGACGACCAGCACCGAGAAGAGGAATAGCTTTCTGTTGTAGGGGATCACGTCGCGATACAGGTAAAAGACCATTCCGGCGGTGAAGAACGTCAGCAGAGGTGGCCATTCACCCATCATGCCTGTGAAGTGTCCGCCCTTGTTCGCGAGCCATGTCGGATCAAAATAGGTTTGCCAGATGAATGCGCTCATCGCGGCCAGGAAGATAGCAAGGACGAGGGCACGGTACCGCAATGCGCCGGCCAGTCCAAGTATGGCAACGATGAGGTAGCATCGGAATTGGTAGACGATGGACCACATCGGGTCGTTGATCTTCCCGGCTAACGGGTTGCCGGGGAATGCGGCTTGGATTGCCGGCACTTGCAGGCGCGCCAGGCTGGTGAGGTAGCCGCGCAGGCTGAGATGGTGAAAATACGTTGAGGTATCGGTTACCGCAAGGGGGCCGACGACAAGCAGGCAAAACAGGGACATCACCGCTACCCCTGGGTATAAACGCAACGCTCGACGACGGAGGTACTCCCACGTGCTGCGCCGATGCAGCCAGGCCGCTGTGATGAGGAATCCGCTCATCATGAAGAAATAGATGACGCCGACGCCCAGGGTGTCTGTTTGTCGGTTTGTCAGGTATGAGAACGCATCCCGGACGGAGTGTCCGGAGAGCGTCATGTATGAGTGGCGGTAGATGATGGCTACGGCCATCAGCATCCGGATAACCGTGAGGTTATTCTTGCGGTTGCTGCTGACGTCGCCCAGTTTGGTGTTCTGATCGGATGTTTCGTCAGGTGCCATTTTGTGGTTGCGCGGTTTCGGCCTTTCGGCTGTCGAGGGGTTTATTCCGATTCTGAAGTGCTTCTCATAACTTCATGGCATAGATGTTAGCCTTCAGTGCCCGCCTGTTCCAATTTGCTGCAATAAGCACTCCAACCGTTCGCTCAACCACTTCTCTCTGGTGTGCGGAAAAATCCCACGCTGGAGTCTGCTTCTTTTTGACGTGAGCGAGCGTGCGTTGGTTGCCGATCGCCCGGCCTGGTTTGGGGCAGCGCCTCCGCTTGGCAGTCCTGACTGTGAATTTTCCCCAAGTAACACCGTACGAATGTTCGCATCCCCGGCGAAAGATGGTAAAATGAGCCGTAGAACAAATGTACGGTGAGGTTGACAACATGCAACGCTGGGTTGGGGCCATTCGCATAACGGGACTGTACACCCACGTGGAGGCGGAACGCGGCACGCCGTCGCCGCTCGCCGTGGCGAACGGCAAGACCATCATGGATGCCTGCCCCGCCGCCCGCTCCCGCGGCGTGGCGCCCGGCATGCCCGTGCCCACCGCCCGGCGATTCTGCGGCGGCCTGCGCGTCATCCCCTACGATCCCCGCCGTTACCGCTCCATATCCAACGCGTGGATGCGCCTCGGGCTGGAACACGCGCCCTGGCTGGAGCCGCTCGATCCCCACGAGGCGTTCCTGGATCTGGCCGGCCACCCCGATCCGGAAGGCGCCATCGCCGAAATCCACGCCGGGGTCTTCGCGATGGGCTTCTCCGTCCGCGCCGGCCTGGCCACCAACAAACTCGTTGCCCGCGCCGCCACCATCGTGCCGGATACCCTGCGCGACAATGTGACCCTCGTACCCGCCGGCGCCGAGGCGGCTTTCCTGGCCCCCCACCCTGTGCGCGCCCTCTGGCCGCTCAACGAGAAGGTGATCCAGCGCCTGGAACGCCTGGAATATGAAAACGTGGCCGAACTGGCCGCTTCGGATGTGGCGGACCTGAAGGCACAGGTGGGGCGCGAGGCGTCGCTGGTCCATACTCTGGCCCGCGGCGTTTATCCCGACCCTGTGCGCCCGCTCTACCCGGAGGCCAACATACGTCGCCGCAAGCGTTGGCTCGAAGGGCTTGAGCGCGAGGAAGACCTGGCGACAGCCGTCACCGAGATGGCGGAGGACGCGGCGGTGCAGTTGGGCGGCCGCTGCTGCCGCGTGATGTGCGTGATACTGGAACTGGAAGACCATACGCGCCTGGAGGAGCGGGAAACACGCCGTCTGCTGGATCGCTCCTGCCTGCCTGCCGTGGC
This window encodes:
- a CDS encoding DUF1801 domain-containing protein; protein product: MVKSGPTDGKSASELIDGRIAELGDWRGATLSRMRALIREADPDVVEEWKWRGTPVWSHDGIICTGETYKSVVKLTFAKGALLADPAGLFNSSLEGNTRRAIDINAGDEVDAAAFNALIRAAVALNASGREAKRAK
- a CDS encoding malectin domain-containing carbohydrate-binding protein; the protein is MTAGLFAAGATPATCAATAIVNPDKSWVTWEGWGCSLCWWANQFGQRDDLAEVLFTNHTTRLTSSVGPYTLPGLGFNIARYNIGGTSSAPAFGEHASIPASLPPFKQIQGYWLDWGSADPASASFDWSADANQRAMLLKARDRGADRLEAFSNAPMWWMCYNHSTAGSDSGGDNLQSWNYETFARYLATVTRYAHDHWGVDFETVEPFNEPAAGWWKYPGGQESCHFDTSTQMQVIAFLRSQLDGLGLQNVGISASDENSVDSALNTWNALAGSTRNRIARVNTHGYSGLSAYRGPNRSVLYQAVSSGAKPLWMTEYGESDGTGLTMAQSILLDINETHATGWVYWQPLDSGGWGLIQSNPGDNWIGPANARYYVLAQFSRHIRPGMAILDSGDPGSVAAYDPTGHTLVIVTVNGPTGRWMSYDLSRFRSAAGPVTRWTTAADGSALYVRGADTALNGLAFRSWLAPNTVQTFEVRNVFLNATAVWQVNAGGPAVGPVAADAGFAGGAVSSTNALIDAGASQAVPPAAYSSERYGDFRYVASGLTPGADMEVRLHFAEIHFIEAGRRLFNVCINGARVLTDFDVFTEAGGANKAVVRSFPARAGNNGIITIDFSRGALDQPTVSAIEVWSRMQYITRPYTLSDLIRAASIADGITFTTGEDLARFDLVGGLSLGKIDLSDATLVARKVAGLEPNP
- a CDS encoding PHP domain-containing protein produces the protein MRIVVLVAVTVAALAMAKSSFAQSLISLNDPLWLQQAERHWYDEQIASGRSPASLVFGLDDSGSTGSYGKATLYELQRLFDSRPGDDEPNWHILRNKAILALPFLRRGNGLQMLFRPQGDLYATYAKRLTARRLDLLGKVDAPPGAIAVDTHVHTCFSHDSLADPTEMIRIAARRGLAGIAITDHNTMEGARKAAEALPRLVREGKIPASFFVIPGEEISSTDGHIIGLFLKREIAPRMGADRTIDEIHAQGGIAIAAHPRLDDGVGGLANTLPFDAVETCNGAEDLHFILDRRGEPERVAFYAAVTRPRIGASDAHDPAMVATNYTLLQGCAPNVEAVRAAILAGRCSAVSRDDDLKLIHSIRSGLPRMVFTFNSLFGSDVGALGMLLKKATGADQARVTLLPQPWVFVSKRF
- a CDS encoding polysaccharide deacetylase family protein, with translation MVRLPILTYHFVGDHPHQRHHRSIFCHAPVFAAQMRLLRRLGWKTLSLAEVARLAAAGAAMPRKRFALTFDDGDGDLWWSVRPVIQEHGFTASAFIVSGRIGGSNDWETAPTLCGRPLLNAKQIRAMADEGWDIGGHTVSHPDLTTLDAETLRREVADCRTGLEALLDRPVTSFCYPSGCVDEFARNAVVESGFTLAVTTARGRVHTGADPFLLPRVSVSHRAGPLGLLFRIVRSP
- a CDS encoding glycosyltransferase family 4 protein — translated: MPGVLHVVSGNSLAGVERHVLLLARTQQEQGMRVHIAFPRGGWLQSQLEGLNIPYTPMSLRGTLDAISLAKLVAIVKRERLDVVHGHLIRGMFYAMATGKVARCASVGTDHMFHSNWTMRYLDRLLVPTSIGREEVIPEIRHDRIVVVPHGVDVDKLVGDAAHADEERASWGFPAGGQVVGLMGRVTNVKGHDIFLRALAAIPDSIRPWAVFAGPEEAEWGAVLRTLADELGVADRVRFLGARNNMGAVMEACDLIVAPSRMESCSLVLLEAMTLGRPVVASTVGGIPEVVEHNVTGLLVPPENPESLAEALMSTLADGALRRRLGAAAREEASERFTPQAMADATQAVYLDALNWRPVAA
- a CDS encoding acyltransferase, with the translated sequence MAPDETSDQNTKLGDVSSNRKNNLTVIRMLMAVAIIYRHSYMTLSGHSVRDAFSYLTNRQTDTLGVGVIYFFMMSGFLITAAWLHRRSTWEYLRRRALRLYPGVAVMSLFCLLVVGPLAVTDTSTYFHHLSLRGYLTSLARLQVPAIQAAFPGNPLAGKINDPMWSIVYQFRCYLIVAILGLAGALRYRALVLAIFLAAMSAFIWQTYFDPTWLANKGGHFTGMMGEWPPLLTFFTAGMVFYLYRDVIPYNRKLFLFSVLVVVASFYKGLAITEPIFGGYVLLYIGFARRLALHRFAGGADYSFGLYIYSWPIQQLLTQHFHNYLSPITLFLVSLAVTSVLAMGSYAFVEKRFIIRKPKAASALKPVPNLAAESAEIQPVS